The genomic DNA AGCAGCCTGGTCTGGGCGAGATCCACCCGCAGGTCGATGTCACCCCAGATCCGGCAGGCGCGCCGAAGATGCAGCATGGCCTGCTTGGCCTCTCCGCGAGCGAGCTCGACTCTGCCCCGCGCCACGGCGGCCGACGCCACCAGCGCGGGCGACGAGTAGACCGCGCTGATCTGCTCCAGCTCCGAGGCGCCCTCCGCGGCCGCGACCACGTCGCCGCAGGCGACTCGGAGCTCCACCAGCGCCGGCAGAAGCTTGGCGCGGTCGAGCGCGGTATGCCCCGTCTCGATCAGGGCTCGCTCGACCATCGCGCGAGCCGCCTCGGACTTCCCTTCCGCCAGCCGCAGCAAGGCCAGGCCGGGCTGCGGATCCCGCCCTCGTGCGTGCGCCTCCCGGAACATGTCGCCGGCGCCGGGCAGATCGCCCAGCCGCAGGCGGATCTCCCCGAGCTCGTAAAAGGCCTCGCCCGCAACGTCGGTCAGGAAGTCCGTCAGCTCGTCGGCCGCGCGGCGCGCCTCGTGCTCTGCCTCCTTCAGCGCCCCACGCAGGCGAAGGATCCCCGCGCGGTGAACGCGGCAGATGCCCGGGTATCCCGATTTGGCATGTGGCTCGCACCAGGCGTTCGCCAGATCGTACCACTCCGCCGCGCGGCCGAAGTCCCCAACGCGATCGCAGGTGCTCATCATGTTGCAGTAGGCGCGGCCGGCCGTACGCGGGGTCAGCTCGCCGGCCATCACCGCGGTCATCGCCTCGTCGATGAGCACCATGCCGTCCTTCACCCTGCCGATCGCCACCAGTGCCCGCCCTCGGTCCTGCAGCGCCAGAGCCACGAGATCGGTGTCGCCGACCCGCTGAGCGATCCCGAGCGCCGTCTCGGCGTGCTGCAACGCTTCCTCCGGCCTGCCCTCGCCATCCAGGGCGATGACGAACCTGAGCCGATGCAGCCACCCGTGCTCGGCCGCTTCCGGCAGGCCCTCGAGGTGCCGCTCGGCCCGGCGAAGCCATCCCTGCCCGACCGACCGCGCCAGCCGATGGAAATGATCCTCCGCCAGGGCGAGCGCCACCGCCGCCGCCGCGCGAGGCTGGTCGCGCTCGACGTACTGCCGGTAGGCCCGTTCGCGCGCGCGGATGCTCGTCATGCTATCCGACACCCACCAGGCGGCCTCCGCCAGGCGGTCCAGGTCTGCTGCCTCCAGGCCGCCCGTGGTATCCACCGCCTTCAGGCCCTCGTACGCCTCGAGCCAGGCGGTGCGGGCATACGCCGCCCGAGCACGCGCGAGCAGGTCCGTGCCGGACATGGCCGGCGCGGCTGTCGCTTCGCCGGCGCGGACGAACTCGAGGGCTCTGGCGAGAAGCCGGGCATCGTCGTGGCGCCGAGCGGGCTCCTTCTCCAGGAGCCGGTGCACCAGGGACTCGAGCGCGGGTGGCACGTCGGGGCGGAGCGATGCCAGGCGCTCCGGCTGCCGCCACTGAATGGCGTAGAACAGGGCTTCCAAGGAGTCCGCCGCGAATGGCGGCCGGCCCGCGAGCATCTCGTAGAGCACCACGCCGAACGCCCAGAGATCGGTTCGATGATCGACCGGATCGCCGGAGGCCTGCTCCGGGCTCATGTAGGAGAGGGTGCCGATCACCGCGCCCGTTCGGGTGACGTTCGCGTTCGCCCGGGCCACCTTGGCGATGCCGAAGTCCAGGATCTTGACGCGACCGCCGGGCGTCACCACGATGTTGGCCGGCTTGATGTCGCGGTGGACCACGCCGGCCGCGTGGGCATGGAGGAGACCGTCGGCCACCTGCAGCGAGTAGTCCAGCACTTCCGGCACCGGCAACGG from Gemmatimonadales bacterium includes the following:
- a CDS encoding protein kinase; the protein is MSAPLVTPDTPSDPSARRRRIEALFDEALDLAPPDRAAFLARTTASDPELRRELEDLLAAAEQSGVTAGLARAVARSVAHHTPPPAAMSQYEILEQVGGGGMGIVYKARDPRLQRFVALKFLPSALSADPELKLRFLQEAKTIASLDHPNLCTIFEVAEPEAGQLVIVMPYYEGETLKQKISRGPLPVPEVLDYSLQVADGLLHAHAAGVVHRDIKPANIVVTPGGRVKILDFGIAKVARANANVTRTGAVIGTLSYMSPEQASGDPVDHRTDLWAFGVVLYEMLAGRPPFAADSLEALFYAIQWRQPERLASLRPDVPPALESLVHRLLEKEPARRHDDARLLARALEFVRAGEATAAPAMSGTDLLARARAAYARTAWLEAYEGLKAVDTTGGLEAADLDRLAEAAWWVSDSMTSIRARERAYRQYVERDQPRAAAAVALALAEDHFHRLARSVGQGWLRRAERHLEGLPEAAEHGWLHRLRFVIALDGEGRPEEALQHAETALGIAQRVGDTDLVALALQDRGRALVAIGRVKDGMVLIDEAMTAVMAGELTPRTAGRAYCNMMSTCDRVGDFGRAAEWYDLANAWCEPHAKSGYPGICRVHRAGILRLRGALKEAEHEARRAADELTDFLTDVAGEAFYELGEIRLRLGDLPGAGDMFREAHARGRDPQPGLALLRLAEGKSEAARAMVERALIETGHTALDRAKLLPALVELRVACGDVVAAAEGASELEQISAVYSSPALVASAAVARGRVELARGEAKQAMLHLRRACRIWGDIDLRVDLAQTRLLLSRAYSALGNADEAELEERAARAAMDKMVSGALRGE